One window of Streptomyces sp. FIT100 genomic DNA carries:
- a CDS encoding winged helix-turn-helix domain-containing protein, which yields MTQVPDPQPTGDELLKVFAALGNPHRLRIVAALVSGGRDYVSRLARELGIGRPLLHMHLQRLEAAGLVTGSLELAEDGKAMKYFEVTPFAYTLTPDVVAAAARTITEEEETVKEKAK from the coding sequence ATGACTCAGGTCCCGGACCCGCAACCGACCGGGGACGAGCTGCTGAAGGTGTTCGCGGCGCTCGGCAACCCGCACCGGCTGCGGATCGTGGCGGCTCTCGTCTCGGGAGGCCGGGACTACGTCAGCCGGCTCGCCCGCGAGCTGGGGATCGGCCGTCCGCTGCTCCACATGCACCTCCAGCGACTCGAAGCCGCCGGACTCGTCACCGGTTCACTGGAGCTGGCGGAGGACGGCAAGGCCATGAAGTACTTCGAGGTCACACCCTTCGCCTACACGCTCACCCCCGACGTCGTCGCGGCCGCGGCGCGGACGATCACCGAAGAGGAAGAGACCGTGAAGGAGAAGGCGAAATGA
- a CDS encoding helix-turn-helix transcriptional regulator — protein sequence MLTVASDIEVLARFGRALADPIRCRLLLALREAPAYPADLADALGISRTRLSNHLACLRDCGLVVTVPDGRRTRYELADERLGHALDDLRTAVLAVETDRTCPDAADKGCC from the coding sequence ATGCTGACCGTTGCCTCCGACATCGAGGTGCTGGCCCGGTTCGGCCGCGCGCTCGCCGACCCGATCCGCTGCCGGCTCCTGCTCGCCCTGCGCGAGGCCCCCGCCTATCCCGCCGACCTCGCCGACGCCCTCGGCATCTCGCGCACCCGACTGTCGAACCATCTCGCCTGCCTGCGCGACTGCGGCCTCGTGGTCACCGTGCCCGACGGCCGACGCACCCGCTACGAGCTGGCCGACGAACGCCTCGGCCACGCCCTGGACGATCTACGCACCGCCGTACTGGCCGTCGAGACCGACCGCACCTGCCCCGACGCCGCCGACAAGGGATGCTGCTGA
- a CDS encoding heme oxygenase (biliverdin-producing): MKAPAAPADPVGATPFSVQIRAASHDQHTEAENSGFMSDLLGGRLGREAYARYTEQLWFVYRALEESAHTLAGDPVAGPFVRPELFRVAEIERDLAHLRGAGWRGSVGALPATLAYTARIEECARTWPAGYVAHHYTRYLGDLSGGQIIRDAAERAWGFARKGDGVRFYVFEDVANPAAFKREYRALLDAVAADGLEKARIVEECNRAFAFNGAVFRELGAEFGPAA, from the coding sequence GTGAAAGCCCCTGCCGCCCCCGCCGACCCCGTGGGCGCGACACCGTTCTCGGTGCAGATCCGCGCCGCCTCGCACGACCAGCACACCGAGGCGGAGAACTCGGGGTTCATGAGCGACCTGCTCGGCGGCCGGCTCGGCCGGGAGGCGTACGCGCGCTACACGGAGCAACTGTGGTTCGTCTACCGGGCGCTGGAGGAATCGGCACACACGCTGGCCGGCGACCCGGTGGCGGGCCCGTTCGTCCGGCCCGAGCTGTTCCGGGTGGCGGAGATCGAGCGCGACCTCGCCCACCTGCGGGGCGCCGGCTGGCGCGGGTCGGTCGGCGCGCTTCCGGCGACGCTGGCCTACACGGCGCGGATCGAGGAGTGCGCCAGGACCTGGCCGGCGGGATACGTCGCCCACCACTACACCCGCTACCTGGGCGACCTGTCGGGCGGTCAGATCATCCGGGACGCGGCGGAGCGGGCGTGGGGCTTCGCGCGCAAGGGCGACGGGGTGCGGTTCTACGTCTTCGAGGACGTCGCCAATCCGGCGGCGTTCAAGCGGGAGTACCGCGCGCTGCTGGACGCCGTCGCGGCGGACGGCCTGGAGAAGGCGCGCATCGTCGAGGAGTGCAACCGCGCCTTCGCCTTCAACGGGGCCGTGTTCCGCGAACTGGGCGCGGAGTTCGGGCCCGCCGCCTGA
- a CDS encoding PstS family phosphate ABC transporter substrate-binding protein, producing the protein MNRPSRPRRPTVPVALTATAVLLSASACGSEDAGSAVSTGERLSGTITVDGSSTVAPLSTVAARVFEERNPGVKVTVGASGTGGGFAKFCNGETDISDASRPINDAEKAACARNGIAYEEFLVANDGLSVVVNKDNDFADCLTVEQLRKIWEPGSKAATWKDVDPAFPDVKLELFGPGKESGTFDYFTEAVNGKEGASRADYTPSEDDNATVRGVAGAKGGLGYFGLSYYEENKDKLRLLKVDGGDGCVEPTSQTVQDGSYKPLSRPLYIYPKAESLGRKEVGAFVEFFVVSNEELARKALFVPLDNLQEAELKKDFENLKLRRGHEKPSPSG; encoded by the coding sequence GTGAACCGTCCTTCCCGGCCGCGTCGCCCCACGGTTCCCGTGGCCCTGACGGCGACGGCCGTGCTGCTGTCCGCGAGCGCCTGCGGCAGTGAGGACGCGGGGTCGGCCGTCAGCACGGGCGAGCGGCTCTCCGGGACGATCACGGTCGACGGGTCCAGCACGGTGGCGCCGCTGTCCACCGTGGCGGCCCGGGTCTTCGAGGAGCGCAACCCGGGTGTGAAGGTGACGGTGGGGGCCTCCGGCACCGGGGGCGGCTTCGCGAAGTTCTGCAACGGCGAGACCGACATCTCCGACGCCTCTCGCCCGATCAACGACGCCGAGAAGGCGGCCTGCGCGAGGAACGGCATCGCGTACGAGGAGTTCCTCGTCGCCAACGACGGTCTGTCCGTCGTGGTGAACAAGGACAACGACTTCGCCGACTGCCTCACGGTCGAGCAGCTGAGGAAGATCTGGGAGCCCGGCTCCAAGGCCGCGACCTGGAAGGACGTCGACCCGGCGTTCCCCGACGTGAAGCTGGAACTCTTCGGCCCCGGCAAGGAGTCGGGCACCTTCGACTACTTCACCGAGGCGGTCAACGGCAAGGAGGGAGCCTCCCGCGCCGACTACACGCCGAGCGAGGACGACAACGCCACCGTCCGGGGCGTCGCCGGCGCCAAGGGCGGCCTCGGCTACTTCGGGCTCTCGTACTACGAGGAGAACAAGGACAAGCTCAGGCTGCTGAAGGTCGACGGCGGCGACGGCTGTGTGGAGCCCACGAGCCAGACCGTGCAGGACGGCTCGTACAAGCCGCTCTCCCGGCCGCTGTACATCTACCCGAAGGCGGAGTCCCTGGGCAGGAAAGAGGTCGGTGCCTTCGTCGAGTTCTTCGTCGTCAGCAACGAGGAACTCGCCAGGAAGGCCCTCTTCGTGCCCCTGGACAACCTCCAGGAAGCGGAGCTCAAGAAGGACTTCGAGAACCTCAAACTCCGGCGGGGCCACGAGAAACCGTCGCCGTCCGGCTGA
- a CDS encoding cation transporter, translating to MLLMATASLGPSPARRDALARRIRLLVAATIAYNAVEAVVALTAGTLASSTALIGFGLDSVIEVSSAAAVAWQFSARDHALREAREKTALRIIALSFFALAAYVTVDALRALTGTGEAASSVPGIVLAALSLAVMPVLSAAQRRAGRELGSASAVADSRQTLLCTYLSAVLLVGLALNATLGWSWADPVAALAIAAIAVKEGRDAWRGKGCCATC from the coding sequence ATGCTGCTGATGGCCACGGCATCCCTGGGCCCGTCCCCGGCGCGGCGCGACGCGCTCGCCCGGCGCATCCGGCTCCTGGTCGCCGCGACCATCGCGTACAACGCCGTCGAGGCGGTCGTGGCCCTCACCGCGGGCACGCTCGCCTCCTCCACCGCGCTGATCGGCTTCGGCCTGGACTCCGTCATCGAGGTCTCCTCCGCCGCCGCGGTCGCCTGGCAGTTCTCCGCCCGCGACCACGCCCTGCGCGAGGCACGCGAGAAGACGGCCCTGCGCATCATCGCGCTCTCGTTCTTCGCCCTCGCCGCGTACGTCACCGTCGACGCCCTGCGCGCCCTGACCGGCACCGGTGAGGCCGCGTCCTCCGTCCCCGGCATCGTGCTCGCCGCACTCTCCCTGGCGGTGATGCCGGTCCTGTCCGCCGCCCAGCGCCGCGCCGGACGCGAACTCGGCTCCGCCAGCGCGGTCGCGGACTCCCGGCAGACGCTGCTGTGCACGTACCTGTCCGCCGTGCTCCTCGTCGGCCTGGCGCTCAACGCCACCCTCGGCTGGTCCTGGGCCGACCCGGTCGCCGCCCTCGCCATCGCCGCCATCGCCGTGAAGGAGGGCCGCGACGCCTGGCGGGGCAAGGGCTGCTGCGCCACCTGCTGA
- a CDS encoding MMPL family transporter, whose translation MNALFRRAAGAPGGRRTKYLVLVAWLVLAVALGPLAGKLGEVEDTSANAFLPSGAESALVNTELEKFRTDTVMPAVVVYTGEGADAKAAADRAAFAEFAAEGEQIAPPIPSEDGKALMTVVPLSTEGDGITGTIDELRTTAAAGAPPGVDVAVGGPAGSLTDQVAVFDTLDSTLMLATGLVVAVLLLITYRSPVLWLFPLLAVGFAAVLTQVGTYLLARYADLPVNPQSSGILMVLVFGVGTDYALLLIARYREELHRHEDRHEAMQLALRRSGPAVLASAGTIAAGLVCLSLADLDSSRSIGLVGAVGVLCGLLAMLTVLPALLVIAGRWVFWPFVPAYGTPARKADTVWSRIGTAVARRPRWYWMMSLAVTGVLALSATGIGMGLQQSEMFQEKPESVVAQERISAHYPSGASDPAKIVTRAAAVPEVSAAAAKVHGVARVEDGERTVDGELATLSVVLKDIPDSQAAKDTVDELRTAVHRVDGADALVGGTTAQTLDTQRATDRDLTTVIPAVLAVVLLVLIWLLRALVAPLLLLATVVVSFFAALGASNLLFEHVFGFAGVDWSIPLLGFVFLVALGIDYNIFLMHRVREEAARLGHARGVLEGLTSTGGVITSAGVVLAATFAVFAGLPLVTMAQMGVLVGIGVLLDTFLVRTVLVPALALDLGRWFWWPGRLFSALSGPASADTPRTSPGRRRSVAR comes from the coding sequence ATGAACGCGCTGTTCAGGCGCGCGGCAGGCGCCCCAGGTGGCCGCCGCACCAAGTACCTCGTCCTCGTGGCCTGGCTGGTCCTCGCCGTCGCGCTCGGCCCCCTCGCGGGGAAGCTCGGCGAGGTCGAGGACACGAGCGCCAACGCCTTCCTCCCGAGCGGAGCCGAATCGGCGCTGGTCAACACCGAGCTGGAGAAGTTCCGTACGGACACGGTCATGCCCGCCGTCGTCGTCTACACCGGTGAGGGTGCGGACGCGAAGGCCGCCGCCGACCGTGCCGCCTTCGCGGAGTTCGCGGCGGAGGGCGAGCAGATCGCGCCCCCCATCCCGTCCGAGGACGGCAAGGCCCTGATGACCGTCGTCCCGCTCTCCACCGAGGGGGACGGCATCACCGGCACGATCGACGAACTCCGCACGACCGCGGCCGCCGGCGCACCGCCGGGCGTGGACGTCGCCGTCGGCGGACCGGCCGGGTCGCTCACCGACCAGGTCGCGGTCTTCGACACGCTCGACTCCACCCTGATGCTCGCCACCGGACTCGTCGTGGCCGTCCTGCTGCTGATCACCTACCGCAGCCCGGTCCTCTGGCTCTTCCCGCTGCTGGCGGTCGGCTTCGCCGCGGTCCTCACCCAGGTGGGCACCTATCTGCTGGCCAGGTACGCCGACCTGCCCGTCAATCCGCAGAGTTCGGGCATCCTGATGGTTCTCGTCTTCGGCGTCGGCACGGACTACGCGCTCCTGCTCATCGCCCGCTACCGCGAGGAACTGCACCGCCACGAGGACCGGCACGAGGCCATGCAGCTCGCGCTGCGCCGCTCCGGTCCGGCGGTCCTCGCCTCCGCCGGCACCATCGCCGCGGGACTCGTCTGCCTCTCCCTCGCCGACCTCGACTCCTCGCGCTCCATCGGACTGGTCGGCGCGGTGGGTGTGCTCTGCGGCCTCCTCGCCATGCTCACCGTCCTGCCGGCGCTGCTGGTGATCGCGGGCCGCTGGGTCTTCTGGCCGTTCGTACCGGCGTACGGCACCCCGGCCCGCAAGGCCGACACCGTCTGGTCCCGTATCGGCACCGCCGTCGCCCGCCGCCCCCGCTGGTACTGGATGATGTCCCTCGCCGTCACCGGCGTCCTCGCGCTCAGCGCCACCGGGATCGGCATGGGTCTGCAGCAGTCCGAGATGTTCCAGGAGAAGCCGGAGTCGGTCGTCGCCCAGGAGCGGATCTCCGCGCACTACCCGTCGGGCGCCTCCGACCCCGCCAAGATCGTCACGAGGGCCGCGGCGGTCCCCGAGGTCTCGGCCGCGGCGGCAAAGGTGCACGGCGTCGCCCGGGTCGAGGACGGCGAGCGCACCGTCGACGGTGAACTCGCCACCCTCTCCGTGGTGTTGAAGGACATCCCGGACAGCCAGGCGGCCAAGGACACCGTCGACGAGCTGCGCACCGCGGTGCACCGGGTCGACGGTGCGGACGCGCTGGTCGGCGGCACCACGGCCCAGACCCTCGACACCCAGCGCGCGACCGACCGCGACCTGACGACGGTGATCCCGGCCGTGCTCGCCGTCGTCCTGCTCGTCCTGATCTGGCTGCTGCGCGCCCTGGTCGCGCCCCTGCTGCTGCTCGCCACGGTCGTCGTCTCGTTCTTCGCGGCGCTCGGCGCCTCGAACCTGCTCTTCGAGCACGTCTTCGGCTTCGCGGGCGTGGACTGGTCGATCCCCCTGCTGGGCTTCGTCTTCCTCGTCGCCCTGGGCATCGACTACAACATCTTCCTGATGCACCGGGTACGCGAAGAGGCGGCCCGGCTGGGCCACGCCCGCGGTGTGCTGGAGGGGCTGACCAGCACGGGAGGCGTCATCACCTCGGCCGGTGTCGTCCTCGCCGCCACCTTCGCGGTCTTCGCCGGACTGCCGCTGGTGACCATGGCGCAGATGGGCGTGCTCGTCGGCATCGGCGTCCTGCTCGACACCTTCCTGGTCCGCACCGTCCTCGTGCCCGCCCTCGCCCTGGACCTCGGCCGCTGGTTCTGGTGGCCCGGCCGCCTCTTCAGCGCCCTCAGCGGTCCAGCGAGCGCAGATACGCCGCGAACTTCTCCAGGCCGTCGACGTTCCGTGGCCCGCTGA
- a CDS encoding immunoglobulin domain-containing protein yields the protein MAVETTGRRRPDRAPGAAAGPGPGRRRGRGRGRGRAAALLTSAALVTASVTAGSAALAADTPKTGLGKGGQRLTVSASAHLDPAGESIRVTGEGYDGTKGVYVAFCKDNGDNRVPSPCLGGADMTGGGGASQWIVPEGDSYEGELATAYGPDGTFDVRITVKAKGDGLDCTRVGCAVVTRVDHRGSGDRSQDVRIPVAFEGQGPGDGGDGVDVPAGTVSYRESASFTTAGKPLDVLLHPDSGKLYVGSDNLADTADVNEQGLYVLDPANGEVVGHISQAPGSTGALAGRRVTRIIAPLAGDGVVFHYPLRGIGTAKAGDTAARGVWLGGATVTGAGPGTEPATVLVAQGAALSEVETATGTVRRGITLDGGGVLGVDPAHAAAWSAGASGGQLRRVDTGSFTVTATAELPAGYVRFVEADPATGNVWVGSGNSVLVYDRDAKLLKTVEGTDEAAGIAFDPTTQRAFVVRQDNGDTGSGGDNDGSLAVYSTTTYEPAAEPTALPGNHSQLGEATVAVTPGGSTVYVTSPAAGTVTKLDRRMSPKVTQAPADRSAAPGDDVAFTAAAEGAPEPTVRWQVSPDGGQTWTTVEGAVRHTYAFTATAAHDGYRYRAEFTNPAGTTRTAPVTLTVVANGGEDGGGSGGAGGSGGGDDEPPSGSGGSTGDSAGGSSSGSGSADGGTSGGAGGSVSGSGATSGSGSGSGGTVGGGSADAGSGDGSLASTGVTVLSLAAAAALLTGAGWFALRRARRTHSAV from the coding sequence ATGGCAGTTGAGACGACGGGCCGGCGGCGGCCGGACCGCGCACCCGGCGCGGCGGCCGGGCCAGGGCCCGGCCGCAGACGGGGACGGGGACGGGGACGGGGACGAGCCGCGGCGCTGCTCACCTCGGCCGCCCTCGTGACCGCATCGGTCACCGCGGGCTCGGCGGCGCTGGCCGCCGACACACCGAAGACGGGTCTGGGCAAGGGCGGACAGAGGCTCACCGTGTCCGCCTCCGCGCACCTCGACCCGGCCGGCGAGTCGATCCGGGTCACCGGCGAGGGATACGACGGGACCAAGGGCGTCTACGTCGCCTTCTGCAAGGACAACGGGGACAACCGGGTGCCCAGCCCCTGCCTGGGCGGCGCCGACATGACCGGTGGCGGCGGCGCCTCGCAGTGGATCGTCCCCGAGGGCGACAGCTACGAGGGCGAACTCGCCACCGCCTACGGGCCCGACGGCACCTTCGACGTCCGGATCACCGTCAAGGCCAAGGGCGACGGGCTCGACTGCACCCGGGTCGGCTGTGCCGTCGTCACCCGCGTCGACCACCGCGGCAGCGGCGACCGGTCCCAGGACGTCCGCATACCCGTCGCCTTCGAGGGCCAGGGCCCCGGCGACGGCGGGGACGGTGTGGACGTGCCCGCCGGCACGGTGAGCTACCGCGAGTCGGCCTCGTTCACCACGGCCGGCAAGCCGCTGGACGTCCTGCTGCACCCCGACTCCGGGAAGCTGTACGTCGGCTCCGACAACCTCGCCGACACCGCGGACGTCAACGAGCAGGGCCTGTACGTCCTCGACCCGGCGAACGGAGAGGTCGTCGGCCACATCTCCCAGGCGCCCGGCTCCACCGGCGCCCTGGCCGGCCGCCGGGTCACGCGGATCATCGCGCCGCTCGCCGGCGACGGCGTCGTCTTCCACTACCCGCTGCGCGGCATCGGCACCGCCAAGGCCGGCGACACGGCCGCGCGCGGTGTCTGGCTGGGCGGTGCCACGGTCACCGGCGCCGGTCCCGGCACCGAGCCGGCGACCGTCCTGGTCGCCCAGGGCGCCGCACTCTCCGAGGTCGAGACCGCCACCGGCACGGTCAGGCGCGGCATCACCCTCGACGGGGGCGGCGTGCTCGGCGTCGACCCCGCCCACGCGGCCGCATGGTCGGCCGGGGCGTCGGGCGGACAGCTGCGGCGCGTCGACACCGGCTCGTTCACGGTCACCGCGACGGCCGAACTCCCCGCCGGGTACGTCAGGTTCGTCGAGGCCGACCCCGCCACCGGCAACGTCTGGGTGGGCAGCGGGAACTCCGTCCTCGTCTACGACCGCGACGCCAAGCTCCTGAAGACCGTCGAGGGGACCGACGAGGCCGCGGGCATCGCCTTCGACCCCACCACCCAGCGGGCCTTCGTCGTCCGGCAGGACAACGGCGACACCGGCAGCGGCGGCGACAACGACGGCTCCCTGGCGGTGTACTCCACCACGACGTACGAACCTGCCGCCGAACCGACGGCACTGCCGGGCAACCACTCCCAGCTCGGCGAGGCGACCGTCGCCGTCACCCCGGGCGGCTCGACCGTCTACGTCACCAGCCCGGCCGCGGGCACCGTCACCAAGCTGGACCGACGCATGTCGCCCAAGGTGACGCAGGCGCCGGCGGACCGGTCCGCCGCACCGGGCGACGACGTCGCGTTCACCGCCGCGGCCGAGGGCGCCCCGGAGCCCACCGTGCGCTGGCAGGTCAGCCCGGACGGCGGGCAGACCTGGACCACCGTCGAGGGGGCGGTGCGGCACACGTACGCGTTCACCGCGACGGCGGCACACGACGGGTACCGCTACCGCGCCGAGTTCACCAACCCCGCCGGCACCACCCGTACGGCGCCGGTCACCCTCACCGTCGTCGCGAACGGCGGCGAGGACGGGGGCGGCAGCGGCGGTGCCGGAGGCAGCGGGGGCGGGGACGACGAGCCCCCGTCGGGCTCCGGCGGCAGCACAGGCGACAGCGCCGGTGGCAGCAGCAGCGGTTCGGGCTCGGCGGACGGCGGCACGTCCGGCGGGGCGGGCGGCTCGGTCTCCGGGTCCGGGGCCACCTCCGGCTCCGGCTCCGGCTCGGGCGGCACCGTCGGCGGCGGGTCCGCGGACGCGGGCTCCGGCGACGGCAGCCTCGCCTCCACCGGCGTCACCGTCCTGTCCCTGGCCGCCGCGGCCGCGCTGCTGACGGGGGCGGGCTGGTTCGCGCTCCGGCGCGCACGCCGGACGCACTCCGCTGTCTGA